Sequence from the Megalops cyprinoides isolate fMegCyp1 chromosome 9, fMegCyp1.pri, whole genome shotgun sequence genome:
CCAGCATGCTGATGCAGCTGTAGCCTTGGATCCTGTTTGTTCACTTGTGTTGATGCCAAATGACCAGCAGCCTAaagaaacacattcaaaatcatcTGTACATAAGCATGTACATACCTACCTGTCCTGAGGTAGAAGGTGAAAAACAAttgattttaattgatttaattgatttttaacagtatttttcaaaatgtatattttaagtAATGTTAGGTGTGATGTAAAACctaacataaaacataaatgaataacaatgcACATgtcccaaaataaataaaataccatACATTAATATACAGCACAGTAGGTATATAGTCATACAtacaaaaagcataaaaatactTCACAGCATGAGCAAAGGATAATCAAGAATCCTTCCATCCTACACACTCACTGATTGTGGAAATTTTGGATTCAGATGAAAGCCGGCATGCCAGTGTGGTGGCTGAGGTTCGACTGGCCAAGTGGGATCTATATGATTCAATCGGTTGTCTAATGCACAAAGAATCTCTGCTGGGAAAATGCCATTCCAAGTGGAGCGCAGTCTGCAAAGACTTTGCCTATTTCTCTTTTCTGcctataatgaaaaaaagattacagCTTGGTACAAAGATTTATTTGCTACATTAGAGCAGTCCAAACAAGGATTAATTCAGAATATTCTGACTTGAAACccatacacaaataaaagaataatatacatattttatttatttattacatatttacagctTTCTGCTGTGCGTTAGCAACAATGGGTCAGGATCATGTATTCACACAAGGGATTTGAGAGACAGAAAGTACAAGTAAATCAATGAGGTTTACAAGAACCTTTGCACAGGATATGGGATATCTTAAAGAATTTTTTCTTCCActtcttttttaccttttgaaaaacaaaaatgaataaggGGACGATGTTCTTAGCAAACTCCGCGAGGTATTCCCCTCTAACATTTTTTACGATGGAATCCACTAAGTACAGGAGAGGGAGCTTCCGGGCAGGAGGTGCCTGtggtaaatgaaaatatatataaaaatctcAGAGGATAGTACACAGTCAGTGAAGTTTACCGGACAGTCAATCGATCCATTCTACGTTATACCTAATCGACACGAAGACTTTCTGGTTTAATCGATATATTTAGGATTGCTCTCTGATATCTGTAAAACTGCAACATGTATCAACAATTGTTGGCAGCCACACATTTTATCATGATGATCAAAGTTCTATAACAATTACATGAATCAATGTCGACTGTTAAGTTTACTAGCCAGTCAATCATGGATTTGTCACAAACTAAGTATTATTAACTGAGCACAGTTACATGTTACAATAACGTGCATTTTATTGTACACACACGACACTTCAGTCAGTGGTTTAAGATTATAGGTTGCATAGTCGTGCAAGGTAAAATATTTGGCTTTCAGTTGACAATGTCAATTCCTAGGTCTCTCAAATTTGGCTTCAGCggtaataataattttaaaaatgacaacgGAGTCCTCTAACCACTTTCTACCTTATACTGTCTTTATACAGTAGCTTGAAAACATCTGTTCATCAAGTGGTCAGGGAACTCTATGCGTTGGCTCGGCCGTCTcgacatttatttatttattttacttgagTTTGTTTGCAAGACAGCCAGCTATTAGCAACCTAATAAAAGGCCCTCTTTGTTATACACTCTAAAATACACaactgaaaattctgtcatAAAAACCTTGTAGATTTGTGCTTCGATAATTGCGACGATATCCTTAGCGAAGCGCAGATTCTCTTGTGCCAGTATGGTGAGCATGTTGATGTGAGGTTTGCTGTTGAAGGTCAAATCCGCCAGGGAGGACTGATAGTCTTTGCAGACTTCTGCCCTGGCCGACATCTTTGCTGTTAACACCAGTTAAGTAGCTATTTCTAGGTACATGAGTACACATAAATTAAACGTTTTTAATACACAAAATGACTTGGGGAAACAAAAACTCAGTAACAAAGTTACTGTCAAATGTATAAATTCACAAGATCGTAGCAGAGCGCGatgaaaacaaccaaaaactgttaaaacagtaaaattacGCAAGATTATATACTGTGGACTTCAATAATACCAGCGTTCTATTCTGTATTGTGACCAGGGATGGACGTCATACGATCACAGACGGCTTGATTCTAGAGCTCAGGCTGTAAAATTCCATCTTATTGTTACGAGAACCATACAGAACTCAAATGTGTTTCCTTCTTCAAAGTTCTATACGACAAAACTTTAACTGATTCACCTATTTGAATGAATAGTGCCTTTACTCTGAACGAGTAAGGAACTCTGTCCCCATTGACAAGACAGTATTTGCAGGTTTAAATGTAACGAAGTTCAAGACGTTGTATGAATCATTCAAACTCTGAATAatgaaactgaataaatacattatggCAACCTTTTATTCAAAGACCAAAGTCTCATTTAAATACCAGGTACAAAATACTGTGGGTTATGTACAGTTTGTTAAAAATGGTGGAATAAATTAACCATTTATATGATGAACATCACTCAAAAACATTTAGTGCATTTAGTGATGGAGGCAACATATTCAAAATGTCCACTGTTTTAGCAGAGGTGCACACAGCATTGATATTAGCGTTCCATGACCGTTTTCTCAAGGTCTTCCACCCAGTCACAGGGGCAGTCCTCTTCAAAATCCCTGGTAAGAGACAAAATACAACATCAAAATCAAGCCAGATTTTTCTtatgatattaaaaataaagatgttttcaaAGGTGCCTTGTCAAGTGTGAATCAATAATGATAACACTGTTATATTACGTTACCTAAAGTGACATCATTGAACatgttgtttaaaaatggtTTGAAGTGAATTGTAGACCAGATCCCAGTGAATGACTACTATAGAAATCTCCGCTCCCTGACTCCCTGACTCCCTGTCGTGTATATTAGGTGTCGCATCAAGGGGACACACTCACGTGTCCTCGTCGTCAGAGCGTGGCTGCAGCCTGCTCTCGTCCAGCATGTCCTCCATGTGGCCATCTGTGTCGTCCGCCCCTGCCTGGGACAGGGGCCCCACCAGGGGATCTTCACCTGCTGgaagatgggggagagaggcaaGCTGAGGGGTTATTTTCAGTAGGTAATGAACTCCTTAGAAATGGTGAGAGATTATTGGGACCTTAATGGAGGAGCGTTAGGCCTCGCTCACAGCCATGAGATAATACGGCTGCGAATTCCCCAGTCTGTTTTAACTGCTTTTTCTGCTCTCAGCACAGTCAAATTCACACACAATAAAGTTAATCAGAAGCGACACCTGCAGTTATTAGTACTGCTTGGTTTTGTAATGAGCATATAGCTTCTATGTGTGACTGAGAAGCATAGTTGACTACTGTATGAAGCTGTGCATTCCATAAGGGTGTAAATCACATATAGCACTTCTGTTATTCCATTCCATAATTCCAACCATGCTTATAAGCAACACATTTAGCAATTAAGAACGCCAAGATGTGTCTTTTCTGACTGCATCATGCAGCAAAAACCTTCAATGTTACTGTCTTCTCTGAGAATGTCTATTGTCAATGATGGCAGAAAACGAGCTGTTTGACATAAATAACGCCCACATTTTTATACTATCTTTTATTACATGAGATGAATAAATTGCAATCTACTCTCAACAGGGTGGTTACTATTataacatgaaatgaatgaactgcAGTCTACTTTCAATATAGTggttaatacacacacacacacacagacgcacacgcacacagacacacacacacacacgtacaaacacaccTGCCCTGTGCACAGTGTAGGTTTTGAAAGCCATGCTCAGATGGGCTTTCTCCAGCAGACTCAGGAGCCTCTCGGGAGGTCTTTTGTCCCACTGTCTCCGAGGGCAGgacctctgtgtctctgagagAGTGTCTCCTGGAGAACAGTTACAGAGCAAAAAGAGTTTAACATGTGTTCCTTGTTTATTACACTTCATCTAATCATTAATGCATGTGACATGCACAGTTAGGATTATATACCAGTTATTTCACTTCAAACCATATCAATCGATCAGCTTCAATACCTTACAAATAACCTGCTACCTAGGTAACAAtagcatgtaaataaaataatacattgtagACACCAGTTTTCATATCCCTTGAGAAGCTGGCTATGGTGTTGTACCTGAGCTGGTTGAAATGAGCTCTGCATTTTCCAGGACCTGCATGACTGTACTGGGTGGGCCTTCTGCCCAATTCTTGCGAGGACACTCCTTTCTGCTCTTATCTTGTGTTTCCAAAGGCTCTGCCAAGGTATCTGAACATTGACAGAAGACTGCAGTCACATTGTCCTTCTGAGTCAGGAAACAGTGATTTCAGCTTTTAGACCTCATGACTTAATGAACaatctcatacacacacactctcacagggACCGATACATGTGGATGCATGAATCATACTTTCTGTTGctcaaaatgtggaaaaaaaatctaagctTGCATAAAATTAAGTGTTTACACAGGtctttcagaggaaaacaaactTATTTCTTCCTTCACCTCCAAGAGTGGATCCTGAATGTATAAGGCTCTTCTGTCCAAGGAATAATGCcactttttctccttcctcctttcTCCATTTGCTTGGACATTCTCTCTCCAGTGGCTATGAGaccaagagaaaagaaacaggtaaaaaaaaaaacacaatacactTGGGACATCATACATGTAATGATCAAAGGTCATGGGTTCAAGTCTTGCATTGAACAAACCAGGACCCTTGGATGAGATGTATCACCTGttttttacagtaaaaacacaaagtatTTGGGGGAGGGTGCTGGAATTCCCACAGGTGCCTTGAGCCATGGTGAGAATCAGAAAGGACAATGAGATTAAGGGAGTTACCTGGGAGGACAGGTGTTTCTTCAGGAGTTTGGAAATCCGATGGGAGGTGAGGATGGTGTGCACGGAGGGGCGATCCCGGGGGTTGGTCTTGAACATGTGCTTAATGAGGTAGTGCAGTTCATAGGGCAGGTGATCAGGTAAGGGTGGGTACGTACCCCTACACACCTTCAAGATCAGACTCTTCCAGCTCCTTGCCTGGAACTGAGAGACACAAAAGAGTTAACAAGGATGCCAGGCAACACAGTGGCCTCCAGCTGTATTCATATATTCTTATTTGtccattcattgtttttaaaacatactAATGCTCTGACAGTAGTATTAAACACTTAAGTATACCCATGGTTTggtgcaaaaaaacacaagtgtgtatttgcatttcttCTGTTATATCAAATATTTGTAACAGTTTATCGAAGAtcaaatgtgtacatatttggAGTCCACTGTACAAAACAAAGTATGTGTGATAAGACTAAAATACAACATCAGGtggtcattttgtcatttgtcatatGCTCCTAAAAATGGCTGATTTAAGCTCTGTGGAAGCAGTGAgtgaaaagagagggggaagaatTACCGGGTGACG
This genomic interval carries:
- the nek3 gene encoding serine/threonine-protein kinase Nek3 isoform X2, with the protein product MDGYTVLRVIGEGSFGRALLVQHKGNSGHYVLKEIRLPKTKSGMESSRKEAVLLSRMNHANIVAYQESFEADGHLYIVMEYCTGGDLLHRIKKQKSSLFSEDVILRWFTQMCLGVKHIHDKRVLHRDLKSKNIFLTDKGIIKLGDFGSACVLNSSKAYAHSYVGTPYYVSPEIWDSKPYNNKSDVWSLGCVLYELCTLRHPFQARSWKSLILKVCRGTYPPLPDHLPYELHYLIKHMFKTNPRDRPSVHTILTSHRISKLLKKHLSSQPLERECPSKWRKEEGEKVALFLGQKSLIHSGSTLGDTLAEPLETQDKSRKECPRKNWAEGPPSTVMQVLENAELISTSSGDTLSETQRSCPRRQWDKRPPERLLSLLEKAHLSMAFKTYTVHRAAGEDPLVGPLSQAGADDTDGHMEDMLDESRLQPRSDDEDTDFEEDCPCDWVEDLEKTVMER
- the nek3 gene encoding serine/threonine-protein kinase Nek3 isoform X1; the protein is MVIDVYSASMDGYTVLRVIGEGSFGRALLVQHKGNSGHYVLKEIRLPKTKSGMESSRKEAVLLSRMNHANIVAYQESFEADGHLYIVMEYCTGGDLLHRIKKQKSSLFSEDVILRWFTQMCLGVKHIHDKRVLHRDLKSKNIFLTDKGIIKLGDFGSACVLNSSKAYAHSYVGTPYYVSPEIWDSKPYNNKSDVWSLGCVLYELCTLRHPFQARSWKSLILKVCRGTYPPLPDHLPYELHYLIKHMFKTNPRDRPSVHTILTSHRISKLLKKHLSSQPLERECPSKWRKEEGEKVALFLGQKSLIHSGSTLGDTLAEPLETQDKSRKECPRKNWAEGPPSTVMQVLENAELISTSSGDTLSETQRSCPRRQWDKRPPERLLSLLEKAHLSMAFKTYTVHRAAGEDPLVGPLSQAGADDTDGHMEDMLDESRLQPRSDDEDTDFEEDCPCDWVEDLEKTVMER